A genomic stretch from Perognathus longimembris pacificus isolate PPM17 chromosome 5, ASM2315922v1, whole genome shotgun sequence includes:
- the Cd200r1 gene encoding cell surface glycoprotein CD200 receptor 1 codes for MPLALCGGVGLGEKHPVDITVMAQMGDRAILCCPRLPWKEVLVTTWEIILTNKVPCKIAYRSSTNETVKKNCTDERITWASKPDQSLDLQIDVVAPIHEGYYKCEMAEPNGNYYLGYNLQVLVPPKVNLSVHKNRTAVCEAIAGKPAAQIFWFPEWGCVTETKSPSNGTGTVRSTCRCLSSNVTVVTCFIFHLTGNRNLSIELPFGAQTEKMYIKYVISSIILLIIMGFICFLKSSSFRKCKSEKPVDTTAVIEEDEMQPYASYTEKSNTLYDTANLMRMPQLSGSKVNHMGLPTSLVTGV; via the exons ATGCCTCTAGCATTGTGTGGTGGAGTTGGCCTTGGTGAAAAGCA tCCAGTTGACATTACGGTGATGGCACAGATGGGTGATCGGGCTATCCTCTGTTGCCCTCGTTTACCTTGGAAAGAAGTACTGGTAACAACGTGGGAAATAATCCTGACAAACAAGGTTCCCTGCAAAATTGCCTACAGAAGTTCCACAAATGAGACTGTGAAAAAAAACTGTACGGATGAGAGAATAACATGGGCCTCCAAGCCTGATCAGAGTCTGGATCTTCAGATTGATGTGGTGGCCCCCATTCATGAGGGGTATTACAAGTGTGAAATGGCAGAACCTAATGGGAATTACTATCTTGGTTATAACCTACAAGTGCTAG TGCCCCCTAAAGTGAACCTGTCTGTACACAAGAATAGAACTGCGGTGTGTGAGGCCATCGCAGGCAAGCCAGCTGCCCAGATCTTCTGGTTCCCAGAGTGGGGTTGTGTCACTGAGACAAAATCGCCCAGCAATGGCACAGGAACAGTCAGGAGTACATGTCGCTGTTTAAGTAGTAATGTAACTGTTGTGACCTGCTTCATCTTCCATTTGACTGGCAACAGGAATCTGTCCATAGAGCTGCCTTTTG GTGCCCAAACagaaaaaatgtatattaaatacGTCATTTCCTCTATTATTCTTTTGATCATCATGGGATTCATTTGTTTCTTGAAAAGCAGCAGCTTCAG aaaatgtaAATCAGAAAAGCCTGTAGACACTACTGCTGTTATAGAGGAG GATGAAATGCAACCCTATGCTAGCTACACAGAGAAGAGCAACACACTCTATGACACCGCAAATCTCATGAGGATGCCTCAACTGTCTGGTAGTAAGGTTAACCACATGGGCCTGCCTACCTCACTGGTCACTGGAGTCTAG